A section of the Chryseobacterium scophthalmum genome encodes:
- a CDS encoding peptide MFS transporter has product MKTKHPKGLPYLFFTEMWERFGYYLILGIFVLYMIDSEKGGLAFDDKSADDIFGTFIALTYLTPFLGGFLADRVLGYIKAIYIGGFLMGLGYLGIGFFKELPLFYASLALIIIGNGFFKPSISTLLGNLYNEEPYKANKDAGYNIFYMGINIGAFVCNIIAAFMRNKYGWGPAFMTAGVGMFVGLLVFTIGRQHILQANVLKPAQEGDTKISDVLVKVFLPAVIFGLIGWFIPNNIFGSDSTDAFIFACVPVIYFYVMLYVKANAEDKKPIGALLAIFAVSLMFWAVFKQNGTALTRWANYYTERTVPAAVEKPLESIFLVDKKDYLDKEVSVYDDQYQVKKDENGKALKEQGKDIYFRNVSDADKAELEANPSQTVNLYNTELFQSINPGWVILLTPVVVAFFMMLRRKGKEPSTPSKIVLGLFISALSCLVMVGAVYAGQNGLIKVSALWLVAAYGVITVGELCLSPMGLSLVSKLSPPRLTALMMGGFFLSTSIGNKLSGVLASFWYDYDNKANFFIVNFGLLLLATLLGLSILKRLNKIMKEKGVN; this is encoded by the coding sequence ATGAAAACCAAACATCCTAAAGGGCTTCCCTATCTATTTTTCACAGAAATGTGGGAGCGTTTCGGCTATTATTTAATCCTCGGAATTTTTGTGCTGTACATGATCGACAGTGAAAAAGGCGGATTGGCTTTTGATGATAAAAGCGCTGATGATATTTTCGGAACTTTTATCGCACTGACTTATTTAACGCCATTTTTAGGTGGATTTTTAGCCGACAGAGTTTTAGGATACATCAAAGCGATCTACATTGGCGGATTCTTGATGGGATTAGGTTATCTCGGAATTGGTTTTTTTAAAGAACTACCTCTATTTTACGCTTCTTTAGCTTTAATTATCATTGGAAACGGATTTTTTAAACCTAGTATTTCTACACTTTTAGGAAATTTATACAACGAAGAACCTTATAAAGCGAATAAAGATGCAGGATACAATATTTTCTACATGGGAATCAACATTGGAGCTTTTGTCTGTAATATTATTGCTGCTTTCATGCGTAACAAATACGGATGGGGACCCGCATTTATGACCGCCGGAGTCGGAATGTTTGTAGGACTTTTAGTTTTCACTATCGGAAGACAGCATATTCTTCAGGCAAATGTTTTGAAACCTGCACAAGAAGGAGACACCAAAATTTCTGATGTTTTGGTAAAAGTATTTTTACCTGCAGTAATTTTTGGATTGATTGGCTGGTTTATTCCAAATAATATTTTTGGAAGTGACAGTACAGATGCATTTATTTTCGCATGTGTTCCGGTAATTTATTTTTATGTAATGCTTTATGTAAAGGCAAATGCAGAAGACAAAAAACCAATCGGAGCATTATTGGCAATTTTTGCGGTAAGCTTAATGTTCTGGGCTGTTTTCAAACAAAACGGAACCGCTTTAACACGTTGGGCAAATTATTATACTGAAAGAACCGTTCCTGCAGCTGTAGAAAAACCTTTAGAATCAATTTTCTTGGTTGATAAAAAAGATTATCTGGACAAAGAAGTTTCTGTCTATGACGACCAATATCAGGTAAAAAAAGACGAAAATGGCAAAGCTTTAAAAGAACAAGGAAAAGATATTTATTTCAGAAATGTTTCTGACGCAGATAAAGCAGAACTGGAAGCTAATCCTTCACAAACAGTGAATCTTTATAACACAGAATTATTCCAGTCGATTAATCCGGGTTGGGTAATTTTACTAACGCCTGTTGTCGTTGCATTTTTCATGATGCTTCGTAGAAAAGGGAAAGAACCAAGTACTCCTTCAAAAATTGTTTTAGGATTATTTATCTCCGCACTATCATGTTTGGTAATGGTTGGAGCTGTTTATGCTGGACAAAACGGCTTAATAAAAGTATCAGCTTTATGGTTGGTTGCAGCTTACGGAGTAATCACCGTAGGAGAACTTTGTCTTTCGCCGATGGGGTTATCTTTGGTTTCAAAACTTTCGCCACCAAGATTAACAGCTTTGATGATGGGTGGTTTCTTCCTTTCAACATCAATCGGAAACAAACTTTCCGGAGTTTTAGCTAGTTTCTGGTACGATTATGACAATAAAGCTAATTTCTTCATTGTAAATTTCGGATTGTTGCTTCTAGCGACTTTACTGGGGCTTTCCATATTAAAAAGACTTAATAAAATCATGAAAGAAAAGGGTGTAAATTAA
- a CDS encoding type II toxin-antitoxin system RelE/ParE family toxin, whose amino-acid sequence MKKAKVVITQNADFDLLEIADWYNAKDKKLIWVFLKDFKEKVKYISVNPLACEVRYENFRIAYLRKFPFGIHYFYNEQKNLIEIYSVFHTSRNPEQWKDRK is encoded by the coding sequence ATGAAAAAAGCTAAAGTCGTTATTACCCAGAATGCTGATTTTGATTTATTAGAAATTGCTGATTGGTATAATGCAAAAGATAAAAAACTAATTTGGGTATTCTTAAAAGATTTCAAAGAAAAAGTAAAATACATTTCAGTAAATCCTTTAGCTTGTGAAGTTAGATATGAAAATTTTAGAATAGCATATTTAAGAAAATTTCCCTTTGGTATTCATTATTTCTACAACGAACAGAAAAATTTAATTGAAATATATTCTGTTTTCCATACTTCGAGAAATCCTGAACAATGGAAAGACAGAAAATAA
- a CDS encoding T9SS type B sorting domain-containing protein translates to MKKTLLFILFCISQSFYSQADCSTALAVCGNSNITYNPTGIGLVDETLGGCLTEGEHNSIWYKLTIATSGTLTFDLVPTNPNADYDWAMYGPNVTCASLGAPIRCNAATVIGVGASTGLNMTSTILSAAGGSTTPYCRYLDVVAGETYYLYLDNWVGAGGSTTAPFSLTWGGTATLASPFTDPVLQPNPFVPPGIPAANPNDPREILICSSPALFDFSTLTPGILNGNPNFVISYHTSQNDALSGASPITAPLIVNTTTTYYYSIHYQDPASPNNALNSCRQIGAFKFKLGNITANDATIFACNNNKKGQGTFNLTTANVFGGTNVTITYYPTLANLNAGTGQITNPSQYVSAEGVVYADVKTTDGCSDYAVITLRFYPEVVVNDAILRACTFDVNLKTASFNLTTASVTAQTGTTKKYYPSLTDATNGTNEISNFTNYISPNGVVYVRVIDGNGCYGIAKIKLEVIPPVYSTVLKDKTICIEDKTTLDAGAGFDGYEWSTGATTQTISNVGVGTYWVKLKTGDCIILQNVKVYSSEQPVITSVDISNTTITINVNGGKAPYQYSMDGIAWQDSNVFTNIKRGDHKIYVKDAYDCEPIEIGIVVPNLVNVITPNGDGINDVIDYSALANKQNLIFNVFDRYGNKIFQADKMNNYKWDGTAGNKKVPTGNYWYSVSWNENDKKGTLIKYSGWVLLKNRE, encoded by the coding sequence ATGAAAAAAACTCTACTATTCATTCTTTTTTGTATTTCACAAAGTTTTTATTCACAGGCAGATTGTTCTACTGCTTTAGCTGTTTGTGGAAATTCTAATATCACGTACAATCCCACAGGAATTGGTCTGGTTGATGAAACATTGGGTGGCTGTCTCACAGAAGGAGAACACAATTCAATATGGTATAAATTAACGATTGCAACCAGTGGTACACTTACTTTTGATTTGGTTCCTACCAACCCCAATGCAGATTATGACTGGGCGATGTATGGGCCAAATGTTACATGTGCAAGCTTAGGTGCACCTATTCGATGTAATGCAGCAACGGTAATAGGAGTGGGTGCTTCCACAGGATTGAATATGACGAGCACGATATTAAGTGCAGCGGGAGGTTCTACTACTCCTTATTGTCGGTATTTGGATGTAGTTGCAGGAGAAACATATTATTTATATTTAGATAACTGGGTTGGAGCAGGTGGAAGTACAACAGCTCCTTTTTCTCTAACTTGGGGCGGAACGGCTACTTTAGCTTCTCCTTTTACGGATCCTGTATTACAGCCGAATCCATTTGTACCACCAGGAATTCCTGCGGCTAACCCGAATGATCCGCGTGAGATTCTTATTTGTTCAAGTCCCGCTTTGTTTGATTTCAGTACACTTACTCCAGGAATCTTAAACGGAAACCCAAATTTTGTTATTTCTTATCATACATCACAGAATGATGCGCTTTCGGGAGCAAGCCCTATTACCGCTCCTTTAATTGTGAATACAACGACAACTTATTATTATAGTATTCATTATCAAGATCCGGCGAGTCCTAATAATGCACTTAATTCTTGCCGACAAATCGGTGCTTTTAAATTTAAATTAGGAAATATTACAGCGAATGACGCAACAATTTTTGCGTGTAACAATAATAAAAAAGGTCAGGGAACATTTAACTTAACCACGGCCAATGTTTTTGGAGGTACAAATGTTACAATAACTTATTATCCTACATTAGCAAATCTAAATGCAGGAACAGGGCAAATTACCAATCCTAGTCAGTATGTTTCTGCAGAAGGAGTTGTTTATGCTGATGTGAAAACAACAGACGGTTGCTCAGATTATGCAGTGATTACTTTACGTTTCTACCCGGAAGTTGTAGTAAATGATGCTATTTTGAGAGCTTGTACATTTGATGTTAATCTTAAAACGGCTTCTTTTAATCTTACAACAGCTTCAGTGACTGCTCAGACCGGAACTACGAAAAAATATTATCCATCTCTTACCGATGCTACGAATGGAACTAACGAAATTTCAAACTTCACAAACTACATTTCTCCAAATGGAGTAGTTTATGTAAGAGTTATAGACGGAAACGGATGTTATGGTATTGCAAAAATTAAATTAGAAGTAATTCCTCCTGTGTATTCTACAGTCTTAAAAGATAAAACAATTTGTATTGAAGACAAAACCACTTTGGATGCAGGAGCAGGCTTTGATGGCTATGAATGGAGCACCGGTGCAACAACACAAACTATTTCTAATGTGGGAGTTGGGACGTATTGGGTGAAATTAAAAACCGGAGATTGTATCATTCTGCAAAACGTAAAAGTATATTCTTCAGAACAGCCGGTTATTACAAGTGTTGATATTTCTAATACGACTATAACAATTAATGTAAATGGAGGAAAAGCTCCTTACCAATATTCAATGGATGGTATCGCTTGGCAAGATTCTAACGTATTTACGAATATAAAAAGAGGAGATCATAAAATCTATGTGAAAGATGCTTACGATTGCGAACCAATAGAAATCGGAATTGTTGTTCCAAATCTTGTGAATGTTATCACGCCAAACGGAGATGGCATCAATGATGTGATAGATTATTCTGCTTTGGCAAACAAACAGAATTTGATCTTCAATGTTTTTGATAGATACGGAAATAAAATTTTCCAGGCAGATAAAATGAATAATTATAAATGGGACGGAACTGCAGGTAATAAAAAAGTTCCTACCGGAAATTATTGGTATTCTGTGTCATGGAATGAAAATGACAAAAAAGGAACACTAATTAAATACTCAGGTTGGGTATTATTGAAAAACAGAGAATAA
- a CDS encoding S9 family peptidase, with the protein MKKFLLTLTVIAAFQNATSQEITLDKIYSGYYRGKGIAGIASMKNGENYLVIEQGGIAKYSYKTSQKEGNLVDGNFESYEFSDDESKILLLKESQPIYRHSFLGVYDVKDLKSGKVLSLNEGKPVQEPRFSPDASKIAFIVDNNLFYQDLNSGKITQITEHGVKNKVLNGLADWVYEEEFGHARLYEWTKNSADILFVKLVETDVPEIYIPIYGKSLYPTEMRYKYPKAGEKNSIATAHIYHLADGKKTKVNLDNFKNYYIPNVIQTANADEIVLITSQRTQNASDVLKVNTKTGEAKKLFTETDDKWIDTDNVTLEFLEDNSFLWASERDGFRHLYWFDKDGKLKKQVTKGNWEVTEYYGYNPKSQEIFVQTTEKGSINKVVSKINIQNGKSQLISNAEGNNAANFSKNYNYFIETSSTAAKPYTFVLKDGNGKQLKELQNNDDQLKKLQADQFAVKEFITIPNNAGDQMNAWIIKPKNFDPNKKYPLFMYQYSGPGSQQVSNSWDNGNALWFEMLAQKGYIIACVDGRGTGYKGAKFKKVTYKNLGKYEIEDQIVAAKWLGNQKYIDKTRIGIFGWSFGGYMASLAMTKGADVFKAGIAVAPVTNWRYYDSVYTERFLLTPQENPAGYDDNSPTTYANLLKGKFLLIHGTADDNVHFQNSMEFSEALIQNKKQFEFMAYPDKNHGIYGGQTRPQLYQKMTDFILENL; encoded by the coding sequence ATGAAAAAATTCTTACTTACCCTTACTGTTATAGCAGCATTTCAAAATGCTACGTCACAGGAAATCACTTTAGACAAAATATATTCAGGATACTACCGTGGCAAAGGCATTGCCGGAATTGCATCTATGAAAAACGGTGAAAATTATTTGGTCATCGAGCAAGGTGGAATTGCAAAATATTCTTACAAAACTTCTCAGAAAGAAGGAAATCTGGTTGATGGAAATTTTGAGAGCTATGAATTTTCTGATGATGAATCTAAAATACTTTTGTTAAAAGAAAGTCAGCCTATTTACAGACATTCTTTTTTAGGTGTTTATGATGTTAAAGATTTGAAATCTGGTAAAGTTTTAAGTTTAAATGAAGGTAAACCAGTACAGGAACCGAGATTTTCTCCGGATGCTAGCAAAATTGCTTTTATTGTTGATAACAATTTGTTTTATCAGGATTTAAATTCAGGAAAAATCACTCAGATTACAGAACATGGAGTAAAAAATAAAGTTCTGAATGGTTTAGCAGACTGGGTGTATGAAGAAGAATTTGGGCATGCAAGATTGTATGAATGGACTAAAAACTCTGCAGACATTTTATTTGTAAAATTGGTTGAAACTGATGTTCCAGAAATTTACATTCCTATCTATGGAAAGTCACTTTACCCTACCGAAATGCGTTATAAATATCCGAAAGCTGGAGAAAAAAACTCTATTGCAACAGCTCATATTTATCATTTAGCAGACGGAAAAAAGACAAAAGTAAATCTTGACAATTTTAAAAACTATTACATTCCAAACGTTATTCAGACAGCGAATGCAGATGAAATTGTTTTGATTACTTCACAAAGAACGCAAAATGCGTCTGATGTTTTGAAAGTAAATACTAAAACCGGTGAAGCAAAAAAACTGTTTACAGAAACTGATGATAAGTGGATCGATACAGACAATGTAACTTTAGAATTCCTTGAAGACAACAGTTTTCTTTGGGCTTCAGAAAGAGATGGTTTCCGTCATTTGTATTGGTTTGACAAAGATGGCAAGCTGAAAAAACAGGTTACAAAAGGAAATTGGGAAGTAACAGAATATTACGGTTACAATCCTAAATCTCAGGAAATTTTCGTTCAGACTACAGAAAAAGGAAGCATCAATAAAGTGGTTTCTAAAATCAATATTCAGAATGGAAAATCGCAGTTGATTTCTAATGCGGAAGGAAACAATGCGGCAAATTTCAGCAAAAATTATAATTATTTCATTGAAACGTCTTCTACCGCAGCAAAACCTTACACTTTTGTTTTGAAAGACGGAAACGGAAAACAATTGAAAGAACTTCAGAATAATGATGATCAGCTTAAAAAATTACAGGCGGATCAATTTGCGGTAAAAGAATTCATTACGATTCCGAACAATGCGGGAGATCAGATGAACGCTTGGATCATTAAACCTAAAAACTTCGATCCAAATAAAAAATACCCATTATTTATGTACCAATATTCTGGTCCCGGATCTCAACAGGTTTCTAATTCTTGGGACAATGGAAATGCACTTTGGTTTGAAATGTTGGCTCAAAAAGGATACATTATCGCTTGTGTAGATGGACGAGGAACTGGTTATAAAGGAGCTAAATTCAAAAAAGTAACCTATAAAAACTTAGGGAAATACGAAATTGAAGACCAGATCGTAGCTGCAAAATGGTTAGGAAATCAAAAATACATCGACAAAACAAGGATCGGAATTTTCGGATGGAGCTTCGGAGGATATATGGCAAGTTTGGCAATGACCAAAGGTGCCGATGTTTTCAAAGCAGGGATTGCTGTTGCACCGGTTACCAACTGGAGATATTATGATTCAGTTTACACCGAAAGGTTTTTATTGACTCCACAGGAAAATCCTGCAGGGTATGATGATAATTCGCCTACAACTTATGCTAATTTGTTGAAAGGTAAATTTTTATTAATCCACGGAACAGCCGATGACAATGTACATTTCCAAAATTCAATGGAATTTTCTGAAGCTTTGATTCAGAACAAAAAACAGTTTGAGTTTATGGCTTATCCTGATAAAAACCACGGAATTTATGGCGGACAGACAAGACCACAACTGTACCAAAAAATGACAGATTTTATTTTGGAAAATCTTTAA
- the glgP gene encoding alpha-glucan family phosphorylase: protein MDFRNFKIPFSINPKYAEKVAYFSMEFALEQVLKIYSGGLGFLAGSHMRSAYNLNQDLIGIGILWKFGYYDQARNHDQTLQPTWTRKMYSFLEDTGIKFQIEIHSAPVWVKVWYLDPEIFNTAPMFFLSTDVPENDHISKTICHRLYDANESTKLAQYILLGKGGAKLLDEMNIDRDVYHLNEAHGLPAAFHLLKKYNGDIQKVKEKLVFTTHTPEEAGNEKHNLKLCYDMSYFSGLSMEEAKKLEGSDGELFNHSLCALKMARIANGVSKLHGEVSRAMWSKYPGICEIKSITNAQEFKYWGDKELYNSKDEKNDTLFDYRKKILKKRLFKIVADQTGNLFDPNIFTIVWARRFAGYKRADLLLQDKERFRKLLNNPKYPVQIIWAGKPYPMDYSSISTFNVLVEESKNHKNMAVLTGYELALSKSLKQGSDLWLNNPRVPREASGTSGMTAAMNGSVNLSTDDGWIPEFAKHGENSFVVPKADYMNMSIYEQDRYDFNKLYELLENEILPTYYNQPDQWRKIQQNSMKDVKENFNSDRMADEYYSIMYNK, encoded by the coding sequence ATGGATTTCAGAAATTTCAAAATACCCTTCAGTATCAATCCAAAATATGCTGAAAAAGTCGCTTATTTTTCAATGGAATTTGCTCTTGAGCAGGTTTTAAAAATATATTCCGGAGGTTTAGGTTTTTTAGCCGGATCTCACATGAGAAGTGCCTACAACCTTAATCAGGATCTTATCGGGATCGGAATTTTATGGAAATTCGGGTATTACGATCAGGCGAGAAATCATGATCAGACTTTACAACCAACGTGGACGAGAAAAATGTACAGTTTTCTTGAAGATACAGGTATAAAGTTTCAAATTGAAATCCACAGCGCTCCTGTTTGGGTAAAAGTCTGGTATCTTGATCCTGAGATTTTCAACACGGCACCGATGTTTTTTCTTTCCACAGATGTACCGGAAAATGATCACATTTCCAAAACAATTTGCCACAGATTGTACGACGCCAACGAATCTACAAAACTGGCGCAATATATTCTTCTTGGAAAAGGCGGTGCAAAACTTTTGGATGAAATGAATATCGACCGAGATGTTTATCATCTTAATGAAGCTCACGGACTTCCTGCTGCGTTTCATTTATTGAAAAAATACAACGGAGACATTCAGAAAGTAAAAGAAAAACTGGTTTTTACGACACACACTCCCGAAGAAGCCGGAAATGAAAAGCACAATCTTAAATTATGCTACGACATGTCTTATTTTTCAGGTTTAAGCATGGAAGAAGCAAAAAAACTTGAAGGTTCTGATGGTGAACTTTTCAACCATTCACTTTGTGCTTTGAAAATGGCAAGAATTGCAAATGGTGTTTCAAAGTTACATGGTGAAGTTTCCAGAGCGATGTGGAGTAAATATCCCGGAATCTGTGAAATCAAATCGATTACCAACGCTCAGGAATTTAAATATTGGGGCGACAAAGAACTTTACAATTCTAAAGACGAAAAAAACGATACTCTTTTCGATTACAGAAAGAAAATTTTAAAGAAAAGACTATTCAAAATTGTAGCCGATCAAACCGGAAATTTATTTGATCCCAATATATTTACAATCGTTTGGGCGAGAAGGTTTGCGGGTTATAAAAGAGCAGATTTACTTTTACAGGATAAAGAAAGATTCAGAAAATTGCTCAACAATCCTAAATATCCGGTTCAGATTATTTGGGCAGGTAAACCTTATCCGATGGATTATTCTTCGATTTCTACATTCAATGTTTTGGTGGAGGAAAGTAAAAACCACAAAAACATGGCGGTTTTAACAGGATATGAATTGGCTTTAAGCAAATCTTTAAAACAAGGCTCAGATTTATGGTTAAATAATCCGAGGGTTCCAAGAGAAGCTTCAGGAACATCAGGAATGACCGCTGCAATGAACGGTTCTGTCAACCTTTCTACAGACGATGGCTGGATTCCTGAGTTTGCAAAACATGGCGAAAACTCTTTCGTCGTTCCAAAAGCAGATTACATGAATATGAGCATTTATGAACAGGATCGATATGATTTCAACAAATTATATGAACTTCTTGAAAACGAAATTCTTCCTACTTATTACAACCAACCCGATCAATGGCGAAAAATACAGCAGAATTCTATGAAAGATGTAAAGGAAAATTTCAACAGCGATAGAATGGCAGACGAATATTATAGCATTATGTACAACAAATAG
- a CDS encoding nuclear transport factor 2 family protein codes for MNCKISHFMQDLNSLNIEKLEKWFTDETVIWIPPTKEISGKSRILALFRAIFRRYEKIEWSVSEIFNLGNNKYFYQTNSLGNISGKGSYANEICTIIQFSECGKILYLSDYFKDTKVFN; via the coding sequence ATGAATTGTAAGATTAGCCATTTTATGCAGGATTTGAATTCCTTAAACATTGAAAAGCTTGAAAAATGGTTTACTGATGAAACTGTGATTTGGATTCCGCCTACAAAAGAAATTTCAGGGAAAAGCAGAATCTTAGCACTATTCCGAGCTATTTTCAGAAGATACGAAAAGATTGAATGGAGCGTTTCTGAAATTTTCAATCTGGGAAATAATAAATATTTTTACCAGACCAATTCCTTAGGCAATATATCCGGAAAAGGAAGTTATGCCAATGAGATCTGTACGATTATACAATTTTCAGAATGCGGAAAAATACTTTATCTCTCTGATTATTTTAAAGATACAAAGGTTTTTAATTAA
- a CDS encoding DUF1572 domain-containing protein, whose amino-acid sequence MKDLFIKRFEYYKMLGDKSFAQLSDEQIFWQFNEESNSIAVIVKHVAGNMLSRWTNFLTEDGEKSWRNRDEEFVNTFKSKDEVLDYWEKGWSCLFDALSQINDENLYSTIYIRNEAHSVIDAVFRQLAHYPYHIGQIVFIAKMMKNEDWKTLSIARNKSQDFNNEMKDKFTKDEVEIKNSSSVCFANSPDVRDDYKL is encoded by the coding sequence ATGAAAGATTTATTTATCAAAAGATTTGAATACTACAAAATGCTTGGCGACAAATCATTTGCACAACTTTCAGATGAGCAGATTTTCTGGCAGTTCAATGAAGAAAGTAATTCCATTGCGGTGATTGTGAAGCATGTTGCAGGAAATATGCTGTCAAGATGGACGAATTTTTTAACGGAGGATGGCGAAAAATCCTGGAGAAACCGTGATGAAGAATTCGTAAATACTTTTAAATCGAAAGATGAGGTTTTAGACTATTGGGAAAAAGGCTGGAGTTGTCTTTTTGATGCTTTGAGTCAGATTAATGATGAAAATTTATATTCAACTATTTATATCAGAAACGAGGCGCATTCGGTGATTGATGCGGTTTTCAGACAATTGGCACATTACCCTTATCATATCGGTCAGATTGTTTTTATTGCTAAAATGATGAAAAATGAAGATTGGAAAACGCTTTCTATTGCAAGAAATAAATCTCAGGATTTTAATAATGAAATGAAAGATAAATTTACAAAAGATGAGGTTGAAATTAAAAATTCATCTTCTGTTTGTTTTGCAAATAGTCCTGATGTAAGAGACGATTATAAACTATAG
- the mtaB gene encoding tRNA (N(6)-L-threonylcarbamoyladenosine(37)-C(2))-methylthiotransferase MtaB, whose translation MSHFHRTAAFHTLGCKLNFAETSTIARQLTDAGYDKVSFDDRADIYVINTCSVTENADRECKLHVKRAMKANPEGLVVIVGCYAQLKPEEISQITGVDLVLGAKEKFNILSYLDDLEKSESEGVVHSCEIEETDFFIGSYSIGDRTRAFLKVQDGCDYKCTYCTIPLARGISRSDTIENVLKNAREIAERDIKEIVLTGVNIGDYGKGEFGNKRHEHTFLDLISELNQVEGIERIRISSIEPNLLKDESIELVSKSKSFVPHFHIPLQSGSDELLKKMKRRYLTKLYNDRVNKIREVMPDAAIGVDVIVGFPGETEELFMETYNFLNELPISYLHVFTYSERENTEAVGMQGVVPIPERKKRNKMLRILSEKKKMAFYQTQLGKTLPVLWEHENKDGKMYGFTENYVRVQKDFDQASVNQIEFLNLEKILSDGTVSVQSSYESFLAKA comes from the coding sequence ATGTCTCACTTTCATAGAACTGCCGCATTTCATACTCTTGGCTGCAAATTAAACTTTGCGGAAACATCTACTATTGCCCGTCAATTAACAGATGCAGGTTATGATAAGGTAAGTTTTGATGATAGAGCAGATATTTATGTAATCAATACTTGTTCGGTTACCGAAAACGCTGACCGTGAGTGTAAACTTCATGTAAAAAGAGCAATGAAAGCTAATCCTGAAGGTTTGGTGGTAATTGTTGGATGTTATGCACAGTTGAAACCTGAAGAAATTTCACAAATTACTGGGGTAGATTTGGTTCTTGGAGCCAAAGAAAAATTCAATATTTTGAGTTATCTCGACGATTTAGAAAAATCTGAAAGCGAAGGTGTTGTTCATTCATGTGAAATCGAAGAGACTGATTTTTTTATCGGAAGTTATTCCATTGGTGACAGAACCAGAGCTTTTCTGAAAGTTCAGGATGGTTGCGATTACAAATGTACGTACTGTACAATTCCTTTAGCAAGAGGGATTTCCCGTTCAGACACTATCGAAAATGTATTGAAAAACGCCAGAGAAATTGCCGAAAGAGACATCAAAGAAATTGTTTTAACAGGTGTAAATATCGGTGATTACGGTAAAGGTGAGTTTGGAAATAAAAGACACGAACATACTTTTTTAGATTTAATTTCTGAACTTAATCAAGTTGAAGGAATTGAAAGAATCCGTATTTCTTCTATTGAGCCTAATCTTTTGAAAGATGAAAGCATCGAATTGGTTTCTAAAAGCAAGAGTTTTGTACCGCATTTTCATATTCCTTTGCAATCGGGAAGTGATGAGTTGTTGAAAAAAATGAAGCGTCGTTATCTTACCAAATTGTATAACGACAGGGTTAATAAAATTCGCGAAGTAATGCCCGATGCGGCAATTGGTGTAGATGTTATTGTTGGTTTCCCTGGTGAAACCGAAGAATTATTCATGGAAACGTATAACTTCCTGAATGAACTTCCTATTTCATATCTTCATGTATTTACTTATTCTGAAAGAGAAAATACTGAAGCGGTAGGAATGCAGGGTGTTGTTCCGATTCCGGAAAGAAAAAAACGTAATAAAATGCTTAGAATTCTTTCTGAAAAGAAAAAAATGGCATTTTATCAGACTCAATTAGGAAAGACGCTTCCTGTTCTTTGGGAGCACGAAAATAAAGACGGCAAAATGTACGGCTTCACAGAAAATTATGTGAGGGTGCAAAAAGATTTTGACCAGGCTTCAGTAAATCAAATTGAATTTCTAAATTTAGAAAAAATCCTGTCAGATGGCACGGTTTCTGTGCAATCGTCTTACGAAAGTTTTTTAGCAAAAGCATAG